The Lytechinus pictus isolate F3 Inbred chromosome 15, Lp3.0, whole genome shotgun sequence genome contains a region encoding:
- the LOC129277354 gene encoding uncharacterized protein LOC129277354, translating into MYRHHEHQNTGQEQYTTSINTSSERCIPIKRRLLDKFYSSIQTASTQPNERNLVAHADLSRHSVDQVGQSEALDLRKAKKSRICTSPDFKQESAALPGKTRPQLQSKKPVLEQCLRGVDYHIARPALQKVLQYHDHYKLSIGERTKLDKMLDDELLAKYFESERTYSPGRAESPGRRPQGSMLSTLSYDREPHWDGHNSLGLRVSNKSSRTNAFGHSCGTTLTRQHQPREVPNEVSSIMLKDLAGMGNGLSTISVTDLWAPAVTSESCTSENHISSLATSQSDELQQLRINGIATNEFLPRTALKQPKRERDLAVQFCQRTQSHCSVSSEELRMVEVEKRRNEITNIVVKSEADTCSVIGNEQTMTPATKNEIDQEATAIVKTPADGKCPICSDVVSGYHYGTRSCESCKGFFKRTIQNKRNERLACAVAGNCVINLQNRKHCAYCRYKKCLEAGMKNEGECIFYMYVLFSFDRLSKQLGPSQ; encoded by the coding sequence ATGTATAGGCATCATGAACACCAGAATACTGGGCAAGAACAATATACCACTTCTATAAACACTTCATCGGAAAGATGCATCCCTATTAAACGCAGGTTGCTCGACAAATTTTACTCATCTATTCAAACTGCAAGTACTCAACCAAATGAAAGAAACCTTGTGGCACATGCAGACCTATCAAGGCACAGTGTTGACCAAGTAGGGCAGTCAGAGGCACTAGACTTGAGAAAAGCCAAGAAATCAAGGATTTGCACTTCACCTGATTTCAAGCAGGAGAGTGCAGCTTTGCCGGGTAAAACAAGACCTCAGCTGCAGAGTAAGAAGCCAGTCCTTGAGCAGTGCCTGAGAGGCGTAGATTATCACATTGCAAGACCAGCATTGCAGAAGGTCCTCCAGTATCATGATCACTACAAACTATCCATTGGGGAGAGAACCAAGCTAGATAAGATGCTTGATGATGAGCTGTTAGCAAAGTATTTTGAATCGGAGCGTACATATTCACCTGGTCGTGCAGAGTCTCCTGGCAGGAGACCACAAGGAAGTATGTTATCAACTTTATCTTATGACCGTGAGCCACATTGGGATGGGCATAATAGTTTGGGTTTGAGGGTGTCAAACAAATCTTCAAGGACCAATGCCTTTGGTCATTCCTGTGGCACCACCCTCACCAGGCAACATCAACCACGAGAAGTGCCAAATGAAGTCAGTTCCATCATGTTGAAAGATCTTGCAGGAATGGGGAATGGTCTTTCCACCATATCAGTCACTGATCTCTGGGCACCAGCTGTGACTTCTGAGAGTTGCACCTCTGAAAATCACATTTCCTCACTTGCCACAAGTCAGTCTGATGAATTGCAGCAGCTCAGAATCAATGGCATTGCAACCAACGAGTTTCTACCAAGGACTGCATTGAAACAACCCAAGAGGGAGCGCGATCTTGCCGTGCAGTTTTGCCAGAGAACACAAAGTCATTGCAGCGTTTCATCTGAAGAGTTACGCATGGTAGAGGTAGAAAAGAGGAGAAATGAAATTACAAATATCGTTGTGAAAAGTGAAGCCGATACTTGCAGTGTGATCGGAAATGAGCAGACAATGACACCAGCAACAAAGAATGAAATAGACCAGGAAGCGACTGCCATCGTGAAGACCCCAGCAGACGGAAAGTGCCCAATCTGTTCAGACGTTGTGTCTGGATACCATTATGGCACACGTTCCTGTGAGAGCTGCAAAGGATTTTTCAAGAGAACTATCCAAAACAAAAGGAACGAGCGACTAGCTTGTGCCGTAGCTGGAAACTGTGTGATAAATTTGCAGAACCGAAAACACTGTGCCTATTGTCGCTACAAAAAATGTCTGGAAGCTGGAATGAAGAATGAAGGTGAGTgtatattttacatgtatgttcttttttcctttgatCGTCTATCCAAACAGTTGGGGCCATCCCAGTGA